ATAGCGAGCGAGTTCCAACACTTCCTGAGCAACAGGCAGTTAGCCAGGAGGAGGTACATCGAGGTCCTGAGGACGCTAACCAGGCCTTCCACTTGGAGCGAGGTAAAGAGAGGGCTGAGGCTCATAGCTAACGTTAGCGATAAGCAGGTATCGAACTATCTGAGGGAACTCGTCCACTACGGTTTCGTTGAGAAAAGAGGAGACCTTTACTCCATAGCGGACCCCCTGCTGGTGGAAGCCGTTAGGAGAGGGTACGTGCATTGAGTGGGGCTAAATGAAGATCCGATCACTGCGCAAGCTGAGGAGCGTTTTTAGAGTTGGGTCGCTAACGTCAGTAGTCTCGCGATGGATTTCATGCATCCCGTTACCGAAGCAGCTCTCGGTATCGCCGTCATCAGCGGTTTCAAAATAGATAGGTAAGTACGAAAATGCGGAGTAGATGGGAATATTTTTAAATAAGATGAGCTAATAGGAAGCTGAATATCAGTGAGCTACAGAGCTTACAGCATCAAGCATAACTATAATATTTCAGAGTTCCTAGAAGCGTACAGACTACTGCTTCAGAGGGCTTTGGATGAGATATGGGCTGCGATTGTATGGAAGCAAGATGGACGCAACCCAGCAGTAAATCCAATAATACCCAAAAGTAATGAGTTCAAGAAGCAGTTAAGGGATAAGTTAATGGAGGATTGGGGTTATTCGAAGCACTACGTTGACTCGGCCATAAGGGAGGCTTACAGCCTCCTGAAATCCTGGAGGAGGAACTATAGAAGGGGGAGAAGAAAGGAGAAGCCCATTATAAAGAAAAGGTTCGTTAGGGTAAAGGGAACGCTTTACAGCTACAGAGGAGGATAAAGATAAGCGTAAGGCCCTTCAAGGAATATTTGGTTTTCGATATCTCGAGGGCCTGGTTCTCGAGGAGGGTAAAGGGTGGGGAGCTGGGAGAGCTCATATTAAAAGAGAAATATCTAACGATAACATTCAGGTTCGAAGAAAGTGAGGGGCAAGCGATTGGGAGGATAGCATGGGACTGCAATTTGAAGAGCTTGGATGGCTTCAATCCAGAGCTGGGATGGATCAGGATCGATTTAGGAAAGCTCTTTCATATCCACAGGGTCTATGAATTAAAGAGGGGGAGGCTGCAGTCTAAGGTATCCAAGAAGCCCTCCCTCAAGAGGATTTTAGCTAAATACTCGAGGAGGGAGAGGGACAGAGCTAAAGACTTCGTTCACAAGCTGACCACTTCCCTCTCTAGGGAGTATAAAGGTTACATACATGGCTTCGAGGATTTGAGGAAGGAGGGGATGTTCAAAAAAGGGAAGAGAGCTAAAAAGCATAATAGAGAAATTGCGAAGAGCGATTGGAAGATCATACAATCTCTTATGTCATATAAATCGAGGGTTGTGTTCCTCAACCCGAAGGATTCGAGTAGGAGGTGCTCCAGATGTGGGAAGATCAATGCCCCGAAAGGAGCGATTTACAAATGCAGATGCGGGTTGAGGATAGATAGGCAGCTTAACGCTGCCGTAAATTTGTACCTTCAGATGGAGGGACTTTCTCCGAGCCCAAAGCTCTTTGAGGAGCTGATGAGGGCTTGGAGCGGGTTCACCCTGACGGGGGAGGAGGCCGATGATCGGGAGGCTGATGAGTCCCAAGGGCTAAGTACGAATATACTTATCCGTACTTAGCTCAGAACCCTACAGGGTGGACGACGAACCCGCTCTAGAGGACCTCAGGGTACCGAACTTCCGCATCGATTAAGTCGAATGCATACGGGCATCCGTGAACCCCACAGCGGAGAGGCCCATGGGCTGACGACTTAGCCCGTTCTTACAGCTAAGGATTTCGGGAGAGCGGGTCCGGGAGCTCAATGCTGTAACCCAGCGGGAATCGGTGAGGCTCGATTCAGCCTAACAACAGTAGCGAGGTTCTCGGAAGCCGGGAGCTACTGAAACTTACTCAATAACGAAAATGGGGATCATGGATCCGCACCCTCAGGATAGGAAGTGGGGGGATTCCTGGCCGGTAGGTTTATATCTATCCTACATAAGTACTAGCTCGAGACCTCCATGTCAGGAGCTAGGATTTCCAGAAGAAAGGACTTCACAGGTCTTCTATTCGCCGCCTTCATGTTCCTAGGTATGGGTATAGGGATCCTCTTCGATAGAGTAGCTCCCGGCCTATTCGTGGGAATGGGTCTTGGCTTTCTAGCCATGGCGATCGCCGATGTACTGATAAAAGAACCTATGGGCGAGGAGAGCCGACCTTCAAAGATCGAATCCCATTTTGAAGGGGTTGGGATCATCGGGACCTTTCTTTTAATCCTTCTCGGGATTGGATTCATCTTTGGAGGATTATCCCTCATCCTGGGAATAGATATCCCTTGGAGGGTGCTCGGTGGGGCGTTCATCATCCTGCTCGGTCTGTGGTTTTTACTGATGGCCCTCGGGAAGGTCAAATTGATGAAATGATTTATCCTAAATGACTTTTTTGGATTAAACCTTATATGGGAAGTTCAGCTGATTATCTCGCTTCCATCCCTCCAGTGTATCAGATGAACCTCCCGTTCGTCGATCACCGCTCCTAATCCCCACCTCCTGGAGGGATAACCGCCACAGCGTAGCCGGAGAAGCGCATCGAGGTCCTGAGGACGCTAACCAGGCCTTCCACTTGGAGCGAGGTAAAGAGGAGCCTCCGCTCTTGTAAGCCATCGGGAGGGGGCTGCGTGCCTGGGCATCTCAACGCTTGGTCCTCTTAAGATTGAGGAAGCATTTTTAGGCAGCACTGGGTCAATGGGGGGAGGATGAGGCTAATAGGGAGAGTGGCTGATGATTCAACCGAGGTATCGGCCTCGGTCATACTGCTCAAGGACCTCGAGAGGGAGGTCAAGTCCGAGAGCCTGGTGTTGATAGAGAACGGTAGCTCAGCGAACAAAGTGATGGGGATACTCAGGAGGGGGCGGGGGAGGAACGAGTTCCTGAGGAGATCCGGCTATAGGCCGGAGGTAGCCTACTTGAGGCACGGAGGGGAGCCATCGAGCGCTAGGGAGATCTACTCCTTCGACCTGATAGTGCTGGGATGCCTGGAGGACGGGAGGCTGAGGACCAATAGGACGATAATAGCTCCCGGCTCTCCCGTCTACGCCTTCGATCAGGAGAACCCCCTTGAGCTGATAGCGGGATCAGCTAAGAAGTTAGCTTGGATGAGGGCTCACTTAGACGGAAGGAGGGAGTGGAGAGTACCCGCTGACGCCCAGTACATCCCCTATCACGTCGGCGTCTTCGGTTCAACCGGTACGGGTAAGTCCTGGTTCACCAGACACGTCCTCATACCCCTCTACTTGGATAGCGGCTACAAGGTTATAGTGCTTGACTGGAGCGGTGAGGACTACGCCCCCTACTTCAGGAGCATGAGGCTGTCCGAGGTGGCGCTCGATGAGCTCTCGATACTCGAGTACCTCTCCAACCTGACAGAGGGCTTCGCTAGGAACGAAGCGGTTAAGCAGGCCTTCGACGAGTACGTCTTCGGTTGGGTGGAGAGGGTGAGGGGTAAGAGCGAAGCCGAGCTCTACGATGAGCTTAGAACCTTCGTTCAGAGGGCCGTTAGGGGGATAAAGAGGGATGACTGGAGGGAGTCGGCGGAGAGGGCTTTCAACAGGGTCTTCAGGAGGTTGTCCCCGAGCGACTTAGCTCCCCTCATGGGCACCGAGCCCGTCAGCGGCATAGTCGACTCACCTGAGAGCATAGTTGTGGTGGACATGTCGGGCTTCTCGAACGAGATGAAGCTCAGCTTCTTCCTCACTCTGGCCAATGAGCTTAAGAGGAGGATGATAGGGGGACAGGACCTGAGGATAGCGTTAGTTATAGATGAAGCCCCTCAGTATTGCCCCTACAGGCCGGAAGGGGTTCAGCAGCAGGTCACCGAGGAGATAAAGAACTTAGCGGCTCTGGGGAGGAAGCACGACCTCAACCTCACCTTAGTGGCCCAGGGGGTGGCTGGGGAGATAGGGGTGAACGCAGCCATAAGGAGGAACCTGAATACGAACTTCTACGGCAGGCTTCACCCGCTCGATGCCGCTGGGGAGGGAGGGGCTAAGGACTGGCTCGGCCCCTATGGGATAACCCCCGAGTACCTCCTCACGCTAGAGGACGGTAGGTTCTACTTCACCGGGGCGATGAACCCCTCCCCGGTTCCCCTGCTGGTCACGTTCGAGGTGGGTTAGCTTGGAGGAGGAGCTCGAGTGGGCCAAGCTACCGCATGCCCTTCAATCCCTCTTCTTCGAGAGGGTAGAGGAGGAAGCTTCTTCCCTAATGGAAGTCATGGAGAGGCTTGATGAGTGCTTAAGTTCAGCTAAGGATTTCCTCTCGAGCTTCTTCGAGACCTACGATGAGCGAAACGCTAGCCTTAGGGTGGGGGCCGTGGACGGCTCCAGATCCCCTGAGCTCAGCGAGAGGCTCGGGGTGAGGTACGGCGTCTTCACGGCCGGTGCCGTCATCCTGGAGGGAGCGAGGAGGGTCGATGAGAGGTACTACGCCGGCCAGTTCAAGAGGAAGCAGGCCCTATCTAAGGAGGCCAGTAAGTACCTTCTGGAGCTCCTATCTGAGTACGCGGAGAGGAAGTTAGCTTTGGAGATCCTGGAAGAGGTGGACTTCCTCTTCATAGACGGTAGCTTCTACAGCTTCATTTACCCGGTCCTCAGGATGAGGAAGAGGAAGCTTTTCGGGGAGAGGGAGGAGGAGCTTTTCTGGGAGATATACGACATGACCAGGAGGTTGATCAACAGCGGGAAGGTGGCCGGGGTGATAAAGAGAAGTCACAGCAGGGCTATAGGAGGGTACATAGTTGCTAAATCGGATCCCGAACTTAGGAAACTGAGGGAACTCTCTACGGTGATAGATAAGCTGATACTATCCGCTTTAATGCCCCCAAAGTCCATATTCAGGTATGAGAACCTCATAGGTGAGGAGAACGTCATCGTTTACACCGAAGCGGCTCGTACATTCGATAAGTACGGTGAATCGCAGGATCTAGTTGAAATAGCGAGGAGGAAAGCTTACGAGCCATTTGAGAAGCTGGGACTGGACTTAGAGGAATTCAGGAGGATGAGGAGGGCCCAAGTGAGAGCCTATCCAGGGGTTCCGGTCTGCGAGATAGAGCACCCATCAATCCTCGGGAGGCTCATGGATGCGGTGAGCTCCAGGGGAATGTTCAGCGAGGCCACGGGTCTCCCGCTAGCCATCGATATGGTGGATTCGCTCGTCAGCATAGGTGCTAAGTTCACCGAGGAGTACGTGAGCGAGGTAGAGGCGAGGCTCCTCGAGAGGATGAGGGGCAGGAACTCGGAGGTAGCGAAATGGTTCTTCCAGCTCCTAAACCCTCAGAAGGCCTTCTGAGTATCTGAGAACCGGTGAGCTCATGCACGCAGCGATCCACTTGGAGAGATGTTACCGTGGGGAGAGGTCGAATGGACGCGATGTAAGGTTTATAAACCGGTCACCTCAGCGAGGGTCGAATGGTGAGGAGATCCGAGGAGCTTCGTGTGGATGAACGCTTCAGAGGGGTCATAGAATACGTGCTATCCGAGCTGGAGAGGCTCCTCGGTGATGACCTGATATCGGTCGTTCTCTTCGGAAGCGTCGCTAGAGGGGACTTCAGGGAGGGAAGCGATATAGATATACTTGTGGTCGCGAGGAGCTTTCCGAAGAGCTACTCAAGGAGGATAAGCCTTCTGGTACCGATAGCTGAGGGAGCCAGGCGGAGGGCCCCCGAGCACCCCATCCAGTTCTACCCGCTGAGGGTCGATGAGGCATCCAAGACCAGGCCGATATACCTGGACCTTCTGACGGACTCGATAATACTCTACGATAGGGATGGCTTCATGCAGGGTGTGCTGAGGGACCTCTCCGAGAGGCTCGCGAAGCTGGGGGCGAAGAAGGTGAGGCTCGAGGACGGGAGCTGGATGTGGGTCCTGAAGCCGGGGTTGAGGGTAGGGGAGGTGATAGACATCTGAACACCTACGCCATGGCGAAAGCCTACATAGAGGATGCTGAGCGTTCTTACAGGGAGGCAGAGCTAAGTTTAAATGAAAGAGCCTTATCATAGATGTATAAGAAGGGCTCAGGAATGCGTAGAACTTTCCCTTAAGGGAATGCTCCGCCTCCTCGGGGTCGAGTACCCTAAGTCGCATGATGTCTCCTTGGCCCTCGAGAGAGCCAGGGAGGAGGTCGGCATGCCCGATTGGCTGAGGGATGAGGTGGAGGATCTGAAGAGGATAAGCATGGATCTCGCGATGAAGAGAGGACCAGCTTTTTATGGCGATGAGAGAGCTTTTATACCACCCGAGAGTCTCTATTCAGAGGAAGATGCTATTGAAGCCTTAGAAATGGCTCTAAGAACTTTAAAGGCAGCAAAGAGACTTCTTGAAGCCTATGAGAGGTGACCCATCTCGGGCCGCGGTCCCTCGGGTACGGCTGTGGATCTCTCGGAGTCACCTTTCAAGCTCTGGGGATCCATGTGGGGGTTTTAGGGTGCTCAAAGTGATGCAATAATGATAGGAACGTTTTTCAGTTATAACTGCTGAGACAGGTGATGCG
This is a stretch of genomic DNA from Candidatus Korarchaeum sp.. It encodes these proteins:
- a CDS encoding HEPN domain-containing protein; the encoded protein is MKEPYHRCIRRAQECVELSLKGMLRLLGVEYPKSHDVSLALERAREEVGMPDWLRDEVEDLKRISMDLAMKRGPAFYGDERAFIPPESLYSEEDAIEALEMALRTLKAAKRLLEAYER
- a CDS encoding DNA double-strand break repair nuclease NurA, which encodes MEEELEWAKLPHALQSLFFERVEEEASSLMEVMERLDECLSSAKDFLSSFFETYDERNASLRVGAVDGSRSPELSERLGVRYGVFTAGAVILEGARRVDERYYAGQFKRKQALSKEASKYLLELLSEYAERKLALEILEEVDFLFIDGSFYSFIYPVLRMRKRKLFGEREEELFWEIYDMTRRLINSGKVAGVIKRSHSRAIGGYIVAKSDPELRKLRELSTVIDKLILSALMPPKSIFRYENLIGEENVIVYTEAARTFDKYGESQDLVEIARRKAYEPFEKLGLDLEEFRRMRRAQVRAYPGVPVCEIEHPSILGRLMDAVSSRGMFSEATGLPLAIDMVDSLVSIGAKFTEEYVSEVEARLLERMRGRNSEVAKWFFQLLNPQKAF
- a CDS encoding transposase; amino-acid sequence: MVFDISRAWFSRRVKGGELGELILKEKYLTITFRFEESEGQAIGRIAWDCNLKSLDGFNPELGWIRIDLGKLFHIHRVYELKRGRLQSKVSKKPSLKRILAKYSRRERDRAKDFVHKLTTSLSREYKGYIHGFEDLRKEGMFKKGKRAKKHNREIAKSDWKIIQSLMSYKSRVVFLNPKDSSRRCSRCGKINAPKGAIYKCRCGLRIDRQLNAAVNLYLQMEGLSPSPKLFEELMRAWSGFTLTGEEADDREADESQGLSTNILIRT
- a CDS encoding nucleotidyltransferase domain-containing protein; the protein is MVRRSEELRVDERFRGVIEYVLSELERLLGDDLISVVLFGSVARGDFREGSDIDILVVARSFPKSYSRRISLLVPIAEGARRRAPEHPIQFYPLRVDEASKTRPIYLDLLTDSIILYDRDGFMQGVLRDLSERLAKLGAKKVRLEDGSWMWVLKPGLRVGEVIDI
- a CDS encoding DUF87 domain-containing protein; the protein is MRLIGRVADDSTEVSASVILLKDLEREVKSESLVLIENGSSANKVMGILRRGRGRNEFLRRSGYRPEVAYLRHGGEPSSAREIYSFDLIVLGCLEDGRLRTNRTIIAPGSPVYAFDQENPLELIAGSAKKLAWMRAHLDGRREWRVPADAQYIPYHVGVFGSTGTGKSWFTRHVLIPLYLDSGYKVIVLDWSGEDYAPYFRSMRLSEVALDELSILEYLSNLTEGFARNEAVKQAFDEYVFGWVERVRGKSEAELYDELRTFVQRAVRGIKRDDWRESAERAFNRVFRRLSPSDLAPLMGTEPVSGIVDSPESIVVVDMSGFSNEMKLSFFLTLANELKRRMIGGQDLRIALVIDEAPQYCPYRPEGVQQQVTEEIKNLAALGRKHDLNLTLVAQGVAGEIGVNAAIRRNLNTNFYGRLHPLDAAGEGGAKDWLGPYGITPEYLLTLEDGRFYFTGAMNPSPVPLLVTFEVG